In Daucus carota subsp. sativus chromosome 4, DH1 v3.0, whole genome shotgun sequence, one DNA window encodes the following:
- the LOC108203891 gene encoding uncharacterized protein LOC108203891 translates to MDYGRVLNGIPIFCDNTSATAISDNPIQHSRAKHIDVRHHFIREHIEKGIVKLIYVPTEKQLADIFTKPLDETTFNRFVSDLGMLNMRLTMDFRGVSLIRIKWVDERKMSKPSSSSHKFSLIKELELEKSEFEKEVDLLFEEMNLHLETETERIKKEKLEKEMEEILVYKKQLEDLIEGAKLPRNEVWEKLLQIVWEIFGDDDVSNED, encoded by the exons ATGGATTATGGTCGTGTGTTAAATGGAATTCCTATCTTTTGTGATAACACAAGTGCCACAGCTATTTCTGACAATCCTATTCAACACTCAAGGGCGAAGCATATTGATGTGAGACATCATTTTATCCGGGAGCATATTGAAAAGGGGATTGTCAAGCTAATCTATGTTCCTACAGAAAAGCAACTTGCGGACATCTTCACAAAGCCATTGGATGAAACCACCTTCAACAGATTTGTGAGTGACCTTGGAATGCTAAATATG AGGTTGACTATGGATTTTCGAGGTGTTTCATTAATAAGGATTAAATGGGTAGATGAAAGG AAAATGtcaaagccttcttcttctAGTCATAAGTTCTCTCTCATCAAGGAACTAGAGTTAGAAAAATCTGAATTTGAGAAGGAGGTAGATTTGCTGTTTGAGGAAATGAATTTGCATCTTGAGACGGAGACTGAGAGAATCAAGAAAGAAAAACTCGAAAAAGAAATGGAAGAAATCTTAGTCTACAAGAAACAGCTTGAAGATCTCATAGAAGGAGCAAAACTTCCTCGAAATGAGGTTTGGGAAAAACTTCTTCAGATTGTCTGGGAGATCTTCGGTGACGATGATGTATCTAATGAAGACTAG